The Magnetococcales bacterium genomic interval GGATCTGTTGCTCGGATTCATCGATGGTCCGAACATGAAATATTGTTCCATTGACGAAACCGTATTTCTGGCGAAAGCCTGCATTCGCGTTTGTGAAACCCTGGAGAAGCGATCCCTAGCGAACAACGATCCGGACAGCCTGCAATTTGCCCAACAGAGCTTTCAATCCGTCACAACCCGCCTGGACAGGATTCGCACCATGACGCTGCAAAATTCGGTGCGTCAACCGATCAGCCCCAGGGACAACCCGGGCCATGCCAACCTGAAAATTGAAGATCCACGCTGGTTTACCTATGAATCGATCCATGATTCAGCGCGCTGACAGAGGCAACCAGACGAGGCGGCATCGGCATGTGCAATCCGGGTAGCCATTGCAACGGGTCTGTGAAAAGCTGTCCATGAACTTTCGGATAAAAAAATTGGTTTTCATTCGTTTTTTTTGAAATTAACAAGTTATTGGACAGCCTCTGAGAGCGGGAAACGCACATGAAACCAACCTTTGTATTCAATGGCAACTGCCAGGCCATGAAATATTGCCTGCTGGCCATGCAACTCCTTGAGTTGAATGAAAAATACACAGTCGTTCTGCTGCGCAGCCCGGAAGACAACACACCAGACCTCCGGTGGAAGATACTCAGCCATGAACCCATCGGGGCCATCAGGGTCGATGAAATTTTTGCAAATTGTGCGGTTTTTTTGCACCAAAAAAGTTATTGGTCAAGAACGTTTCCCTATGCAGACCGGTTGCCGCCGCAGTGTCGCAAAATCAGTTTTCCCATGCTCACCCATGAATTGCTCTGGCCATTCTACATGGTTCGACCCCGACCATTCCCTTTCGGCATCGAGGACAACCGACGGGGCCATGGGGAACGGCTTTTACAAAACCTGATCAAAAAAAAGCTGCCTCCCCTGGAGACCCTGGCCCAATTCATGGCCACGGATATTTGTCAGCATCTGGATCTGGATCGCGCCGGTGAACTCTACTTTGACAGGCTGCGCAATCTGGACCAGGAAGTGGACGTGCCGGTGGCTGATCTGATCGAAGAGCTGTTCCGCTCCCAACCGCTCTTTGCCGATGCGGCCCATACCCAGCTTGCCCTGTGTCACTACATGACCGATCAGATTTTGCGCTGTGCCGGAATCACCGAGCAAAATTTTACCAAAAACTGGGATGGATATTTGAATTTCGGTGCCACATTTCCCATCCATCCCCAGGTGATGGATCATTATGGTCTGCAATGGGTTGACCATGGGACCCGTTATGGCTTCCATCCCCCCAGGCCACACCCGAGCAGTGTCTATGAAGAGAACCAAAAAACCAAGGAAGGAGATTACGGATATCTGGCATACCTGCGAAAACATTTGGGATTGCCGAATGCCACTTCCTGTCACGAGCAGGGGGTTGTATCTGGACACATCCAGACCCTGCAAGAGGGAGATGCATCCAGACACCTCCAGACCCTGCAAGAAGAACTGGCCTTTTGGGATGCCTTGCCGGAGGGACCCGCCGCACAAGCGGTCAACACCTGGCGGACAGAGTTGTTGACGACACTGGGCGATTGTCATCGTGCAGCGGGAGAGACGCAACAGGCCAGGGCATTCTATCAGCGGGCACTGCAACTGAATCCGGTGTTTTATCCCCTGCTTCCCTCGCTATTGGAGTTCCTGGAGCAGGAGAACCGTATCGATGAATCCCTCGCCCTGT includes:
- a CDS encoding tetratricopeptide repeat protein; translation: MKPTFVFNGNCQAMKYCLLAMQLLELNEKYTVVLLRSPEDNTPDLRWKILSHEPIGAIRVDEIFANCAVFLHQKSYWSRTFPYADRLPPQCRKISFPMLTHELLWPFYMVRPRPFPFGIEDNRRGHGERLLQNLIKKKLPPLETLAQFMATDICQHLDLDRAGELYFDRLRNLDQEVDVPVADLIEELFRSQPLFADAAHTQLALCHYMTDQILRCAGITEQNFTKNWDGYLNFGATFPIHPQVMDHYGLQWVDHGTRYGFHPPRPHPSSVYEENQKTKEGDYGYLAYLRKHLGLPNATSCHEQGVVSGHIQTLQEGDASRHLQTLQEELAFWDALPEGPAAQAVNTWRTELLTTLGDCHRAAGETQQARAFYQRALQLNPVFYPLLPSLLEFLEQENRIDESLALLRDFIDGPNMRYCSTQEKMFLANACVKTCQHLESRYAKVSDPDDGRIYQQSLQTMLSCLDRIRTTMLNQSVFCLSFSNPKIHQPDWYHHDPSQVTVKPQVTVKP